AAGAAATCATGAATCAGCAATCATGTTGCTCACTACAATGCACTGCAAAAGATAGCCAAGTAATAGAACTAACATCACAAATCTTCAGACAGAAAGCAGCGTTGCGAGAGGAAAAACTCATTCGGAAACTTATATAATAAAAACCAACATTAGTGACAGGAATTTTCTACACAGCAAGCCAGTCTAAAATCAAGCACAAAAGCAGCAACTGAGGCATGGTTTTTTTTCTAATGGAGGGCAATGTACAATGTAAAATGAAGGGgaaaaaatcttaatttaatacatataaaatactaataaaaacaTACTTTTAAGGGTAATTTTTAAACCAAGTAATTATGAACAAGTTAATTAAGTGTATTTATGCAAGCACATAGCAGAAAAAGGAGAGCAACAAGGAGGGTATGCCAAGTTATGACACAACCTTGGTTGAGTTGGTTCAAGAAAGTTGCTATGTTATAGGATATCTCTTTGATCCacacaatttaaacaaaaacaacacCAAGCAAATGACATGTAACCATTCAACAGCTAACCATCGACTCCCATATGCAACTTATAATATAAATCTACTCGAgagctatgtagcacggaaaagAACGAAATGCTAAAACCAAGGAAATTATATCATTCTACAAGAATAGGTTACTCTAGTAGAGTCTCGGAAACGAAATACCAAAATGTAGAAGACCAAATATAACTTAGCTCAAGAGGCAATTGTTTCTTAATTCTTAATGTTAAAACTTGTACAACACTTTTCAGCATCCACAACTAAATGAGAACTTAAATTAAAAAGCAATTAAATATCAGAGTGACTTACGAGCACCGGAGCCACTGCAAGGGAAGCATGGCTGAGTATTTTCTCGCTTTGCCTGCCGCATTATATCATTACAGATTAAAATTACACAAGAGGATATaatgacaaaaattaaaaaattaaagaaactaaCTAACTCACAGCATTATCAATTTGGGATTCGTAGAAGGCTGGAATACCTATACCCATAGCAACGCTAGCAACCCCAACAGATATTGCAATTATCTGATATCAAAATTACACTTGATTTAAGGCAATTTAAgctacttaaaaaaaattacaaaaaagcaTCAATGAGCCAATTTACCGTGTTTTGATCGAGCTCAACAGCTCTAATGCGTGGATAAAATGGAGACAACTGTTGATGTCTCAAATTCTTGAATGAAGTAGCGTTGCTGCAGGTTTTAAGAGGAGATAAAAGAAATGGCGAGTGAAGAAGACCGGGTACTGAAAGTGCCAGCGGCATCTCTGTTCTTCTCTAATGGAGTCGGTGAAcggaaatattttattatttaataactcttttatttttttcggatAGCAATTGAAGTAAACATTGCTGAGACTGAGAGGGAGAAATCCAAGCCAAGCGTTCTGGATATGTGGCGTAGCTTCACACTACAGCCACCAGAAAATTGGAGCATTATTGTTTCAGTTTTACAAAATTACCTATTTTTTCCTAAcgtgattaaattttttatgtttcaattgacCGTATTAATTGACttatttatttacttaattatcataattaaataagtattttttatatagtttattTAGTTTAGTGATGAACATAAAACAGAATAaagcaattaaaaaaataaaacataaatagaTGGAAAAATGATACATACGTAAAGAAAGTGTCAACCTAATTGAGATGTTCGGATGCGTTTTTTGATTTTGCAAATTcaacatttcaattaaaaaactagagataattaataattgacAAATAgtatataaacatatattagGATGTGCAAAAGTCGAGCcaaattgataaatcaattcGGATCGAATTGTAATACAAATATAGGTTTGGTGTATTCTTTCTTAattatttggtttaatttattttttgttgtaacaaaactttttttaaaaatctaatagGTTGGAACATTTCAGCATTATTGGAtttgttattttctatattaataaaataacaaatttacaCAATactctttgacaaaaaaaattacacaataCTCCATATATCTCCCAATGATGATGATAATGCTCTAAAAATGAGTGTTTATCTCATATAATAATTACAGCTTGTCAtattttataacaaataaatgGGTATTtacgataattttttttaattattatttatttattttatcattaaaaaaatcatatggctaatatattattatttgttgcaCGAATAACAAGACATGACAATTGTATTTTTTAGTCAATTTTATAGTATTAAAATTCCATTTCTATAtttctattatattttttcaCTTCCTCTCAAATATATCAagttctatattttattttattttttaatttcctctcaaatatatcaaattctatattttattttaatttatatggtAGTACTTTAATTTATCTTAACTGCAATCTATCTTGTAGAAAAACAAATCCTGACACTATGAttcttttgatatttatataaatatttgaaaaaaaaatacctaCGTTGTTAGAACTAAACTCAAAATCTTAAATAAACTAGTAATATTTGTTATAAAGCTGTAAATGAATTGAATTAAATCGAGCTTTAGAAGTTTTATGTTTAGCTGGTTAAATTCATGAGTTGTCTATGTTCAGCTCGAGATTTATTCGAGTTTTAAATATTAAGCTCGACCacaatttatttaagttttagATTGTTCATATTCGATTGGGATCGATTTGTGCTTATTCGTTTAGATGTTAAACGAACCGAGTTCGAGGTTGTTCATTTAAATGCTATACAAGCCGAGTTTGAGCTCATTCGTTTAATTGTTTCATAAGTCAAATTCAAACTCAttcattaatatatttaatatttgagagcataatatgtttttaattaaaaaaaaaatcaataaatgtTAATTGAAATTATGGAGAAACAATGTATAtcaatttagaataatttattaataattaaaaaggtaaCTCGCAAATTTATACATGAGCTACTTCATAAGGTAATAATCAAGCTCATGTACAAATATGCCGGCAAGCTCATAATCGAGCTTATATACAAGTTAGTTCGCGAGCTCACATATGAATTGTTcgtaaatataaataaaaggaaTATTACTGTATACTAAATCAGCTCGTTTGaactaataatataaatgaaTGATAAATCTCGTTTATTTAAACTAACGAATGAATTGGAATCAGATTCTTTTCAAATCGAATATCGAACTGCTCCTGAGCGACTCGGTTTGTTTACATCTGAATCACTTAACATTTTTCTAGGTTTGAAATCTAAGTAGTAGCAGTATAAGTGCTTTTAGATGATAAAAATAGCTACAAATTCTCCATGTGATGTCTTCTATTTTGTGTATTTTCAAATACTTAAATGAAAGAAAAAGGTTACTTCTCATCTTCCTGCGAAGGTTAAACAAACGGCGGCGAAGTCAATGATATATACTGACATGTTATGAGTAAAATGTCTGGTAAAAGAAAAGGTCAAAAAGAAACATGTAAAATGCTACCGTTTTGCCCGATTATGAACAATACAGCCCAGTGCAGACCACTTCATGAACAGTGGTGATTAGCGCGAGGGGATGTGACATACCAACTAACTCATAGGAGGGCATGCACATGATTGAATCACCAAATGTTGAAATAGATGTGTTGTTGAATTTGGACCATTACTTTTAATTAAATACAGCATCCAAGGTTTCAAATCTTTCCGTTGCACATTTTTATGCTGCCTTTCCCACCATACGTATGATACGTTGAGGTTcaatgttttataataatttatagtttaaattgcataaaagctGAGCAACATTCTGCTAAAATTGCGAGTTTAATTATTCTACgattttctctaaaaaaaaatagaaaaattgtcCAAGGAAAGATTATACCCCTATTAGCTACTACTACTATTCACAATGCTCCCTAAAACATGGTTCAAGTCAATCTACCCAATTCCTATTCCTTTAATTGGTGAGGACTAAACCCAAGCTGAAATCGAGTAGTGGATGAATGATGACCCAACAAATTTCGTAAATGTGCTTTATCCATTCACATTGAGTGGTGCAAAAGTGAAGATTATGCATTTCAAAGCATGCTACCTATTTTATATGATTATTAATTTGCTTCATTCATTCATCAATGCACATCGCATCTTCagttttaatttacaattttacatACAAACAAAAAATTGAGCATTTTGGTTCCCTTGCAGAATTGACTAAAGCAAGGCGAAATCGATGAGACTATTGTTTAGTTTACTACAccagaataattttattttttattcatattttcaATCCAACTAAATGGTGGAGTtagatatttattaaaaaagggaaatttATATAGAATTATAAATACCGACTaaataaatacaattttatttttactatttgaTTGATTGATATGAGCCAATATTAGGCAAGTGCGACTTGTCTTTCTAGGAGCGGCTCAAGAAACCTAACTATTTCAAAGAAACTTTCCATCGGCACAAAAAAAAGATCACTCATTTCCGCACATAACCCCACTATATGCTCCGAACTGAATTCAATACACATAGTTTAACAATTTGGATTCTCATTTTTCATTAGACTCCTAATTTTAAACTAAGCAACCCCTAAAATTTCCCTATCACTTCCATATTTGATGTTATCTTTAAGCCTTATCCAATTCAAGAACATGGACCATATTGTATACATATACATAATTAAATACAGAGAGTGCAGCCAATAAAGAAAAGGGGAAACTAAAAAAGATTATGCATGTTTAGCTAAAGCTGATAcatcataaataattaaattattctcTACTACGTCATTTTCTTAAGCATTATCCATGTGTTAGAGTAAAGCAAAAGCAAAGAAGCATCAACAGGATTTTAGCTTAAAAAGAACCATTATAAAAATTGATGGGCCTGTAATAgtatttttatacttttcaGGGAGGTTAACGTTATTCTtgtaatttatttcattttttattatgcTTTGCCTTTGCTCGTTATCCATAACGATTGGATACTTTGCTGTTTAATCGTCAACTGATTCTTGCTTCCGCTGTATAAATCACAATGCTAAGATTACTTGCTTGTGACTCACCTATTATTGTAATTTGACAAAATGCCCACAGAAATTTACTATTAAGAAGGGCAAAACCGTCAACTTCAGAAGAGCTTTGATTTGAATCTCTTGAAAAGGAAAAGATCCGCTACAGCGGTTATACTTTACACCTGTCGAAATCTTTAACTTTCGAGGAACACGTGAGCCATCAGAATTTAATCAAACGGTTATTAAATACCCGATAAATATAATATCCACTTGCCTCTGGTATTACTAGATAGCTCCTTCTAAATCAAATTCAGAGAATTCAAAAACCAGTATCAGCACAAATCCGAAGCAAAATTAATAGAGAGAAAacggaattaaaaataaaacgacAGAAAAAGACTGTTTATTGCTATCACACACCTCACTCAGTCTCTATCTCAACGCCGACTTCGCAACGGTCCGCCGTTTCATTTCGGCGACTTCGTATTATCCATCGGCCGGAGATCTTTTCCGATTTCTTGATCTTAtttctttttctgttttttgtttggtatagtgaaaaatactaataatcaaGAGGTATTGATAGTAGtcgtttatttaatttctgttaGTTTTTTCACTAGTGTTTTTAATGGATTGTTGCGATATTTAATGGATTGCTGCttagtttttgattttattcttgAATTTATATCATTAGATAGGCAATGGCATTGTAATTTTCTACtttgttcatttttaacctaattctGAGGTTTTGATATACTAATCTGAATGTTTGGAGgcattttgattttatgttgactaaATGCGAGGATGATGAACTGTAATCTGAGATGCTTGTTGTTTTTGTAAAGATTATTATTCATTTATGTTTGCTTGTTTGAATTGCGTTTGGCCTTATTCTTGGAACGGCGAAGTAATTTAGCGGTTTCCATTGTCGCCGCATGAAATTTGAGTATTTGCTTTGAATAGGAGAAATTATGAAGTTAGGCATACATCTTGTAAATTTGCTTATATGTTATGCAGTCTGGATCTAACATTGTAATTTTCTTGGTTTCAGCTGGAGTGAGTTTTGCAAGACTTGCTGATTCGTCATCATCGACATTGCTATTCGTTGGTGCAAAGCTAGGCATACAATATGATTGGATCATTTCTTACAAGAGGACTTGTGTACGTTAATAATGGATTGATACTCTTTTCTTTCTTGAATTTGAGCAATTTATATGGTTGCGATCCTAATtgaattattgtttaatttaattggcGGCAGGATGGTTTTTGGATATGCTTATCCTGCTTATGAGTGCTATAAAACTGTTGAAAGGAATAAGCCTGAAATCGAGCAACTCCGGTTTTGGTGTCAGTATTGGTGAGCTATTATATGAACTCATTTTGTGTGTTCAATTGCCTTTATTTTAGACGTGCTTAGTCGCTTATTATATGATTCTGGATTGCAGGATTTTGGTGGCTGTTTTGACAGTTTGCGAGAGAGTGGGAGATGCTTTTATTTCATGGTTTGTAATCTTATACTTTGATTTGCCGAAgcaattttctttcttctttgtaAAAACTTGTGGTCtcattcttttctttcttctttgtaaaaatttgcggtctcattcttttcttttttgcttTCATGAAGGGTTCCTATGTACAGTGAAGCAAAGCTGGCATTTTTTATATATCTGTGGTACCCTAAAACTATGGTATGTTTCTTTTGGGCGTTGGATAAGAAAATTCACTGGCATGTTATGAAGTTAAACGATTTCCTTTCTGATCGTCCCTCATATTTCTCACTTGTACCAGGGAACTACCTATGTGTACGATTCCTTCTTCAGACCATATGTCTCAAAGCATGAGAATGAAATTGATCGTAACTTGTTAGAACTAAGAACTAGGGCTGGAGATATGGCAGTTTTATACTGGCAAAGAGCTGCAAGCTATAGTCAGACCAGAGTTTTGGAGATTTTGCAGTACATTGCTGCACAATCAACGCCAAGGCCTCGCCCTGCTCAGGTAGTATTATCAAACATCTATATGTCATTATTTTTCCTTTAAGTCTTAGTCTGGGGGAAAATGGAAGTACATTTTTCCTGCTTTTTTCtttagcatttttttaattaaaaattggtgattttgtAAATTTAGTCCTTTATTGCAAATCTCATTCTTATTTAGAGTTTGATGGTCCGCATTAGAGTTTCTGGTAATTATTTCTCAGCTCAAATAGTCAAATTCTCaagaaataaataagttatGTGAATGTAGTCTTGCATTAAGCTATGACTATAGTCCATTTATATGGGATATACTTCTTGCTCACAACTTTACATGATCATATCTGATGTTTATATAATTCTTATTGTGCCTTGCTTTCCTCTAGTGCCATTTAATTCATTATTTTGCTGTATGTTATAATTTGCAACcaattaaaaagtgaaatttatTATGAATACTCATTAACTTTTGACAAATAAAACTACAGACACAGCAACAGGGTGGTGGGGCTCGACAGCCTGCCACAGCACCAAACCGTCAACCTTCCAATCGCCAACCAGCTTCTGCTCAACCAGAGATTGAAGAACCTCCATCTCCCACTTCTAGTACATCTTCCAGTCAGCAGCAAACAGATGCGACAGAAGAAGTACAAGAAGCAATGGCTGCTGCGGCTGCAAAAGCACTTAAGGCACCTGCAGGAGTTTCCAGTGTCCAAAAAATTGCTGCAGTAGTGTCTACTGTTCAGAAAGTAAATGCCACTCCAGAAACTTCTGGTCAGCCTCCATCAACCAAGGCAGAAGCAATGCAAATCGAAGCAGCACCTTCGTCAATAGATGAAAATGCAAATCCTCCCCCAAAAGAGACCAACATGGATGAGGCCATTCGggttacacgtgctagattgaGGAAAAGCAGATCTGGCCCAAAGAGCTAAAAGAATAATCGGATATATCCCAAATTTTAGCTTACAAGCTAGCAGTTAATCATTAGGTGGGTGGGATGGCCACCGGCTCATTGTTGTTGATGTTGATGTAAATTTGTGTTTTCTAATTTCATTTGttgctttatttttttgaacatgAATTGGCAGGTGAAAGGTCTTTAGGTTGATACGAGATAATTGATGCAATTTTAGAAATGATAAAAGATAAGATACTGTTCTAAGTTGTCGGAACTCGGTGGTTGAGCATGTAGTACTAGTAGAAGGTTGCATTTTGGGGCCGCTAGGCTTGATGAATTAAGTGCTGCTGAGATTAAAGTTTGTTTTCAGATGagctcaaattataaaaattgtacAGCTTATGCTTCTATTGAAGGCGCTTACTCTGGATTTTTAACCGTTACCTTCTTTCTGTGTCATTTTCTTATTTCATCAGAATATTTAATTTGGCCATCAGCTGATTATTTAACTAtagttataataattttatgttttatttaaggtgaattttatgttttatttaaggGTTGTTGTTTTTGTTACAAATCCGTgtttgttttaatgtttttattttcttttacatCTATACGAGGAGTATATCGGTTGGGATAACAGTATCATGCACTCAAAATTATTTGACAAATAAATAGCAGCATGTATCACAGAATTATCAAAGACTTGTGGCACACTCTCTTTTAAGAAGGTAAATGAtgataaattgaataaaaatattgcaCATTCTTAAGCACAAACATCTCATTGTGTGTCTGATCAACATCAATAAAATTGTGATTGATGtgccttaaaatattttttaaattttgataaaaaaagtaacAAATTAATGGTTTCATAAATGGTCAACTCAATTTGTCTGTATATTTTTTTGGAAATTTGATTATTACTGTCCAGAAGAAAATAATTATGGAGTAATATACACTACTAGCTTGAAAAATAGGAACGATGTCCGTAATTATATATGAACGGTTTAACCTCGTAGGTGAATTTTAGTGGGTAAAAAAGTACAGAGTGATATGATGCAATGTGTGGACTTTATTGCGAAACTCGAATTTGTCATTCAATAATGCTGTCTCAATATAATTAACGAATCAGCAATAGCTGGCAATCTAATGGGTATAGAAAAGAGACGTTAGGTACGTGACCAATTCttgattgaaaataattattattaccgTTGCACCAACAACGATGAGAATAGAAGCTGAAGTTAGTCAATGTATaactaattcaaataaaaattggatttgagTATATTGTATCAGGTGATGTTAGGAAAAAAAAATCCGTTGGCTTTAAGACCCCAACGTCTCACTTATAAGTCAAAATCAGGGCCTgcttgttcactttttaagacgttaggggcatatttgaacctttccgaaCCTTAGGGGCTCACTTGATCCTGTAGACAaaccttaagggcataaatgacccttttcccaaaattaaaagatggtTGACTAACAACTAGTGGTGTGCATGAACCGGTTAACCAGTCCACGAGGGTCATATGTAAACCGGTCTAGtaattcggtttttaaaactaaaaacctaaacctaaaattttaaacggttaaccattaaatcggttaatcatttaaaacggttcaatttttttggtgttgcggtttttaaccatgtaaccattataaaaattagatataaaaaagatacaatttatagataaaattttgaatatagtctaataattaaactttaattttcattctattcaattataaaaatataaattttatatatttatatttcaattaggtAAAGAATTTTTATGTGTgtagattataattttttttatttgaataattaaaaatatatgtatgtttatatataatttataaaaatatatagtattatttataaaccggttaaccgcggtttttaaaactccaaaacctaaaccattaaccgtaaaaatcaaaaatcaaaacctaaacctaaactcttgaaccggttaaccacattttccggttcggttttgcggtttcGGTTCGAttaatcggtttgaccggtttttttgcccacccctactAACAACAAATGAAAATGCGTCATTAGTTATTGTTTTATAGCTTATTATCCATAAATACCTTTCCAGTTGAACCTTTTCCcacttcaatttaaataaatgtcTAAAATTGAAACTGACattgaaaaattgattaaaattaacaattttaaaattttagactatattttttatgattaagcCTTGTTTTTTTAGCAGTTATTATTTGGTCAACAACATCTGATATATTCAACATATATATGATAAACGTTTAACAATAGAAGTCCCATTtcctaaaatattaaagatatgATGAGCAAAGGGTGGAGATTTTTGCAAATCATTAATTGATAATTGGACTCCACTCTCatctttttaatttgtaaatgcCTTTGTTGCCCTTACATTCATTTGTTATTATTCTGGAATTATTCACTTTTTACAGTTTTTACACTAATTGTGTTTAACTCTTTaattttgtataattattttatataaataatttttacttttcaatAACTCTacttatttttgatttttttatttatccgTCTATTTTagagtgtttttttttaaaaaattatggacattagtaaaaataaaataaaagataataatatatttcttgTTAATTGAAATACGGAAAAAATATTTCTTTGAACAAATTGTCGCATCCAGATGGTAAGAGTGCAAActtcaaattgaaaaattaaaaattaaaaaatatgttaaatacTTATAGATTTACATTATAAACTTATataacatatttataaataattaaaaatatattataaattttaaaaacagttccaaaaatataaatttatatataaaccacaatatttataaaatacctAAATAATAAgaaagttttaaataactcaataaaaattaaattttaaacattttcaatttaagtttttcatattaaaatataattgtt
This region of Mercurialis annua linkage group LG1-X, ddMerAnnu1.2, whole genome shotgun sequence genomic DNA includes:
- the LOC126656701 gene encoding protein disulfide-isomerase LQY1, chloroplastic yields the protein MPLALSVPGLLHSPFLLSPLKTCSNATSFKNLRHQQLSPFYPRIRAVELDQNTIIAISVGVASVAMGIGIPAFYESQIDNAAKRENTQPCFPCSGSGAQKCRFCLGTGSVTVELGGEEKEVSKCINCDGAGSSTCTTCQGSGIQPRYLDRREFKDDD
- the LOC126656678 gene encoding putative HVA22-like protein g, with product MIGSFLTRGLVMVFGYAYPAYECYKTVERNKPEIEQLRFWCQYWILVAVLTVCERVGDAFISWVPMYSEAKLAFFIYLWYPKTMGTTYVYDSFFRPYVSKHENEIDRNLLELRTRAGDMAVLYWQRAASYSQTRVLEILQYIAAQSTPRPRPAQTQQQGGGARQPATAPNRQPSNRQPASAQPEIEEPPSPTSSTSSSQQQTDATEEVQEAMAAAAAKALKAPAGVSSVQKIAAVVSTVQKVNATPETSGQPPSTKAEAMQIEAAPSSIDENANPPPKETNMDEAIRVTRARLRKSRSGPKS